One segment of Vicinamibacterales bacterium DNA contains the following:
- a CDS encoding ring-cleaving dioxygenase, which yields MDLLGIHHLTAISAKIRENHRFYTQTLGMRLVKRSVNQDDVRAYHLFYADAKGSPGTDLTFFDWPAPREQRGTRSLVCTGLRVAGPAALTWWASRFDELGVRHGAMAEHDGRLMLNFEDPEGQRLALIDAGGAGDPPVAWARSPVPVEHQIRGLGPIMMSAPMLEPTDVLLTKVLHMHQVRDYPHPENPSNKVHVFAMGKGGAHAELHVAVQPDLREARQGAGGVHHVAFRTPDADYDAWAERLTELGISNSGKVDRYWFRSLYLREPNGVLFEIATDGPGFAVDEDPATLGEKIVLPPFLEGRREEIVGNLLPID from the coding sequence ATGGATCTGCTCGGCATCCACCACCTCACCGCCATCTCCGCGAAAATCCGCGAGAACCATCGCTTCTACACCCAGACACTGGGGATGCGCCTGGTCAAGCGCTCGGTGAATCAGGACGACGTGCGCGCGTATCACCTGTTTTACGCGGATGCGAAGGGCAGCCCCGGCACCGACCTGACCTTCTTCGACTGGCCCGCGCCGCGCGAGCAGCGGGGCACCCGCAGCCTGGTCTGCACCGGATTGCGCGTGGCGGGGCCCGCCGCCTTGACGTGGTGGGCGAGCCGCTTCGACGAGCTCGGCGTGCGCCACGGCGCGATGGCCGAACACGACGGGCGCCTGATGCTCAACTTCGAAGATCCCGAAGGGCAACGGCTGGCGCTGATCGACGCCGGCGGCGCCGGCGATCCGCCGGTGGCCTGGGCCAGGAGCCCGGTGCCGGTGGAGCACCAGATTCGCGGGCTCGGGCCCATCATGATGAGCGCGCCGATGCTCGAACCGACCGACGTGCTGCTGACGAAGGTGCTCCACATGCACCAGGTACGCGATTATCCGCATCCGGAGAACCCGTCCAACAAGGTTCATGTGTTCGCCATGGGCAAGGGCGGCGCGCACGCGGAGCTGCACGTCGCGGTGCAGCCCGACTTGCGCGAGGCGCGGCAAGGCGCCGGCGGGGTGCATCACGTCGCGTTCCGCACGCCGGACGCGGATTACGACGCCTGGGCGGAACGGCTGACGGAACTCGGCATTTCCAACAGCGGCAAGGTCGATCGCTACTGGTTCCGCAGCTTGTACCTGCGCGAGCCGAACGGCGTGCTCTTCGAGATCGCCACTGACGGTCCGGGCTTCGCCGTGGACGAGGACCCCGCCACGCTCGGCGAGAAAATCGTGCTGCCGCCGTTCCTCGAGGGGCGGCGCGAAGAAATTGTCGGCAACCTCCTGCCGATCGACTGA
- a CDS encoding SDR family NAD(P)-dependent oxidoreductase encodes MQTQRFLITGGSQGIGAALVAQARQAGHQVVFTGRNAAQIAEVATATGAHGVKADVAVDADNARVVEACRGQMGGIDVLINNAGTGYSAEIGALDIDKMRQLFGTNVFGMVDLTNRVVPLMKAQGSGDIVNLASTSGMKGAKGGTAYAGSKWAVRGISQCWQAELRPLGIRVVCICPSEVQTNWMGRSGRNNPNKLYADDIAATIMAGLNLPRRVLWPEVAVFANNPWKED; translated from the coding sequence ATGCAGACACAACGCTTTCTCATCACCGGCGGCAGCCAGGGCATTGGCGCCGCGCTCGTCGCCCAGGCGCGCCAGGCCGGTCACCAGGTCGTCTTCACCGGCCGCAACGCGGCGCAGATCGCGGAGGTCGCCACGGCCACCGGCGCGCACGGCGTCAAGGCCGACGTCGCCGTGGACGCCGACAACGCGCGGGTCGTCGAGGCCTGCCGCGGCCAGATGGGCGGCATCGACGTGCTCATCAACAACGCCGGCACCGGCTACTCGGCGGAAATCGGCGCCCTCGACATCGACAAGATGCGGCAACTGTTCGGCACCAACGTCTTCGGGATGGTGGATCTCACCAATCGCGTGGTGCCGCTGATGAAGGCGCAGGGCAGCGGCGACATCGTCAACCTGGCGTCCACGTCGGGCATGAAGGGCGCCAAGGGTGGTACCGCCTACGCGGGCAGCAAGTGGGCGGTGCGCGGCATCAGTCAGTGCTGGCAAGCCGAGCTGCGGCCGCTCGGCATCCGCGTGGTGTGCATCTGCCCGTCGGAGGTCCAGACTAACTGGATGGGCCGCAGCGGGCGCAACAACCCGAACAAGCTTTACGCCGACGACATCGCGGCGACGATCATGGCCGGCCTCAACCTGCCGCGGCGCGTGCTGTGGCCGGAGGTGGCGGTCTTCGCCAACAATCCCTGGAAGGAAGACTGA
- a CDS encoding DUF302 domain-containing protein, translating to MTQGLGFEIELPLAFDAAVTRVKDALKQEGFGVLTEIDLQAAFKEKLGREFRPYVILGACNPPLAYAAVNADPSVGLLLPCNVTVELLDPARSLVRLTDPAALLGGAGLIPSADLATIARDARERMERVAASLKRAGG from the coding sequence ATGACGCAGGGATTAGGTTTTGAAATCGAGTTACCGCTGGCGTTCGATGCGGCGGTCACGCGCGTGAAGGACGCGCTCAAGCAGGAAGGCTTCGGTGTGCTGACCGAGATCGACCTGCAGGCGGCGTTCAAGGAGAAGCTCGGGCGCGAATTCCGGCCGTACGTCATCCTCGGCGCCTGCAATCCGCCGCTGGCGTACGCGGCCGTGAACGCCGACCCGTCGGTGGGCCTGCTGCTGCCCTGCAATGTGACCGTCGAGTTGCTCGACCCGGCACGGTCGCTCGTGCGGCTGACGGATCCGGCGGCCCTGCTGGGCGGCGCCGGGTTGATCCCGTCCGCGGACCTGGCCACCATCGCCCGCGATGCACGGGAGCGGATGGAGCGGGTGGCGGCATCGCTGAAGCGCGCCGGCGGTTAA
- a CDS encoding ABC transporter ATP-binding protein gives MREPILIARGLTKVFQTGATEVRALRGVDLEVHEREFMALVGPSGSGKTTLLNLIGALDVPTSGELIVLGHQVAALSRRERAELRLRSIGFVFQAYNLVPVLTAVENVEFVLELQGLGPERRDRARAVLQELGLADLADRRPSELSGGQQQRVAVARAIAARPALVLADEPTANLDGENAEVLMHMMRDLRDRHGMTFLFSTHDARVIAHAVRVVTLVDGRVAGDERTAGEAPHEIVPRIGKAPTAIGGPHAPAP, from the coding sequence ATGCGCGAACCCATTCTGATTGCACGGGGGCTGACCAAGGTCTTCCAGACCGGCGCCACCGAAGTGCGCGCGCTGCGGGGCGTCGACCTCGAGGTGCACGAGCGCGAGTTCATGGCGCTGGTCGGTCCGTCGGGCAGCGGCAAGACGACGCTGCTGAACCTGATTGGCGCGCTCGACGTGCCGACGTCGGGTGAGCTGATCGTGCTCGGGCACCAGGTGGCCGCGCTGTCCCGCCGCGAGCGCGCCGAGCTGCGGCTGCGATCGATCGGGTTCGTGTTCCAGGCCTACAACCTGGTGCCGGTATTGACCGCCGTCGAGAACGTCGAATTCGTGCTGGAACTGCAGGGGCTTGGGCCGGAGCGGCGCGACCGGGCGCGGGCCGTCCTGCAGGAACTGGGCCTCGCCGATTTGGCCGACCGGCGGCCCAGCGAACTGTCGGGCGGCCAGCAGCAGCGGGTGGCGGTGGCGCGGGCGATTGCCGCGCGGCCGGCCCTGGTGCTGGCCGACGAGCCGACGGCGAACCTCGATGGCGAGAACGCGGAAGTCCTGATGCACATGATGCGCGACCTCCGCGACCGGCACGGGATGACGTTCCTGTTCTCGACCCACGATGCCAGGGTGATTGCGCACGCCGTGCGGGTCGTGACGCTGGTTGATGGACGGGTGGCCGGCGACGAGCGCACCGCCGGCGAGGCGCCGCACGAGATCGTGCCCCGCATCGGCAAGGCGCCCACCGCGATCGGCGGACCACATGCGCCGGCTCCTTAG
- a CDS encoding FtsX-like permease family protein, which translates to MTGPAWTYAVRSLGRNSRRTWLSIVGIGVGCALALITESTNRGSEELFARMGAYAGSGHVSIVPAGWRERRDPRLRLADWQAASARARELPGVAAVTTRARAQALVAMGTHVVPVEIAGVDPGTEPGTNRFVRTMSQGRYLQASDSGAVVVGQALADRLVAGLDDEILVTAVGKSGDIESMLLRIVGLVTTGSEEIDSTICQVVRLDVERLTGLGGAGEVTLILDDWEAADAVKAALSRVLAGGDEALTWGEISPEFKGHLEQDAAVSRVISLIVLLIVTLGVASAQLAAVLERRREFAVLSALGMRGRTIVMILLEEAVVIGAASAALGLAIGLPVVWYIATHGIDLTAYMGANYTFQGVLFDPIFYGDIGSWALWYVFTVAIVVTVLASLYPAWFATTTDPADALRVA; encoded by the coding sequence ATGACGGGCCCGGCCTGGACCTACGCCGTCCGCAGCCTGGGCCGCAACTCGCGCCGCACTTGGCTGTCGATTGTCGGCATCGGTGTCGGCTGCGCGCTGGCGCTGATCACGGAGAGCACCAATCGCGGGAGCGAGGAGTTGTTCGCCCGGATGGGCGCCTACGCCGGGTCCGGTCACGTCAGCATCGTCCCGGCCGGCTGGCGCGAGCGTCGCGACCCGCGATTGCGGCTGGCCGACTGGCAGGCGGCGTCCGCCCGCGCGCGCGAACTCCCTGGCGTGGCCGCCGTGACCACTCGCGCCCGCGCGCAGGCCCTGGTGGCCATGGGCACGCACGTCGTGCCCGTCGAGATCGCCGGCGTCGATCCCGGCACCGAGCCGGGCACCAACCGCTTCGTGCGGACGATGTCGCAGGGCCGCTACTTGCAGGCGTCGGACAGCGGCGCGGTGGTCGTCGGCCAGGCGCTGGCCGATCGGCTGGTCGCCGGCCTCGACGACGAGATCCTCGTCACCGCGGTGGGTAAGAGCGGCGACATCGAGAGCATGTTGCTCAGGATCGTCGGCCTGGTGACTACCGGCAGCGAGGAGATCGACTCCACCATCTGCCAGGTGGTCCGGTTGGACGTCGAGCGCCTCACGGGACTCGGCGGCGCCGGCGAAGTGACGCTGATTCTCGATGACTGGGAGGCCGCCGATGCCGTCAAGGCCGCGTTGAGCCGCGTGCTGGCCGGTGGTGACGAGGCGCTGACGTGGGGCGAGATCAGCCCGGAGTTCAAGGGCCACCTCGAACAGGACGCGGCGGTGTCGCGCGTGATCAGCCTGATCGTGCTGCTGATCGTGACGCTCGGCGTCGCCAGTGCGCAGTTGGCCGCGGTGCTCGAGCGGCGCCGGGAGTTCGCGGTGCTGTCGGCCCTCGGCATGCGCGGCCGGACGATCGTGATGATCCTGCTCGAGGAGGCGGTCGTCATCGGCGCGGCGAGTGCCGCGCTCGGCCTGGCGATCGGGCTGCCGGTGGTGTGGTACATCGCCACCCACGGCATCGACCTGACCGCCTACATGGGCGCGAACTACACCTTCCAGGGCGTGCTGTTCGATCCGATCTTCTACGGCGACATCGGTTCGTGGGCCCTGTGGTACGTGTTCACCGTGGCCATTGTGGTGACGGTGCTGGCATCGCTCTATCCCGCGTGGTTTGCGACCACGACGGATCCAGCCGACGCGTTGCGGGTGGCGTGA
- a CDS encoding FtsX-like permease family protein, which produces MTSVLIPSRSTARMAWRNLWRNRRRTILALVAIGLSVTLVIAYTSLMRAYSGWIVETITGPMLGHVQMHAPKWRKDRLMDRTLRDAGALLDQVRRDPNVADATGRIYAPALAALGEEGFAVMVVGVDTVAESGPTRLINEVIGPLTARQALVGRQLAELMGVRTGDEIAVVGQGIDGSLANDLFTVKAIVTTPVDLVNRQGIIIGVAEAQTLFAMRDEVHEIVVHARRAEAAAPLAQRLSAGPAFSGAEVLDWQTLAPEMVNLVRIADLAGMFVLILVFIAAAAGVANTMVMATFERTREFGMLLALGTHPVRLVQLVVAESLALGFIGALVGSAIGVAIVAVTHRTGIDYAMLTGGGPSELSFAGMRFSLRFYPTLDAIDVVRAIGAVAVTSLVASIWPAVRASRLQPVRALRGA; this is translated from the coding sequence ATGACGAGCGTCCTGATCCCGTCGCGCAGTACCGCGCGGATGGCGTGGCGCAATCTCTGGCGCAACCGCCGCCGGACCATCCTGGCGCTGGTGGCGATTGGCCTCTCGGTGACGCTGGTCATCGCCTACACCTCGCTCATGCGCGCCTACTCAGGCTGGATTGTCGAGACCATTACCGGCCCAATGCTGGGCCACGTCCAGATGCACGCACCGAAGTGGCGAAAGGATCGCCTGATGGATCGCACGCTCCGCGACGCCGGCGCTCTGCTCGACCAGGTGCGCCGCGATCCGAATGTGGCGGATGCCACGGGCCGCATCTACGCGCCGGCGCTGGCGGCACTGGGAGAGGAAGGCTTCGCGGTGATGGTGGTCGGCGTCGACACGGTCGCCGAGTCTGGGCCCACCAGGTTGATCAACGAGGTCATCGGGCCGCTGACGGCCCGGCAGGCGCTGGTCGGCCGGCAGCTGGCCGAACTCATGGGTGTGCGCACCGGTGACGAGATTGCCGTGGTCGGCCAGGGCATCGACGGCTCCCTCGCCAACGACCTGTTCACGGTGAAGGCCATCGTCACGACCCCGGTTGACCTGGTCAACCGGCAGGGCATCATCATCGGCGTCGCGGAGGCGCAGACCCTGTTTGCGATGCGGGACGAAGTGCACGAGATCGTCGTTCACGCGCGCCGGGCAGAGGCGGCGGCGCCACTGGCGCAACGCCTGTCGGCCGGCCCGGCCTTCAGCGGCGCCGAGGTGCTGGATTGGCAGACGCTGGCGCCCGAGATGGTGAACCTGGTGCGAATCGCCGACCTGGCCGGCATGTTCGTGCTGATTCTCGTGTTCATCGCCGCGGCTGCGGGCGTGGCGAACACCATGGTGATGGCCACCTTCGAACGCACGCGCGAGTTCGGGATGCTGCTGGCCCTGGGCACGCACCCGGTCCGGCTGGTGCAACTGGTGGTCGCCGAGTCCCTGGCGCTGGGCTTCATCGGCGCGCTGGTTGGCTCGGCCATCGGGGTCGCCATCGTCGCGGTGACCCACCGGACCGGCATCGACTACGCGATGCTGACCGGTGGCGGTCCCAGCGAGCTGTCGTTCGCCGGCATGCGGTTCTCGCTCCGCTTCTACCCAACCCTCGACGCCATCGATGTCGTTCGCGCCATTGGCGCCGTCGCGGTCACCTCGCTGGTCGCCTCGATTTGGCCGGCCGTTCGCGCCAGCCGGCTGCAGCCGGTGCGCGCGCTGAGGGGCGCATGA
- a CDS encoding outer membrane lipoprotein-sorting protein: protein MPRFVHVLVTLGTVAVFGMGAVGAQRPAGAPAAPDVETLLQHLDDLYRSKSSIARIQIDVTSPRSSRSIRVKAWTRGEEHVLVVIEAPPREAGTATLRVGNNLWNHLPRIARTIRVPPAAMLGSWMGTDFTNDDLVKESSLRKDFNARIDRRSDAPAGWWLALEVKPGVVGRWARIDILVSDDRLPVEERHFDRKGRLARTMRFDEVRMLGGRRLPARIEMVPTDTQGQKTEMRYLEVQFDVPLPDDTFSLSRLEQVK from the coding sequence GTGCCCCGCTTCGTTCACGTTCTCGTCACCCTCGGCACGGTTGCCGTTTTCGGGATGGGCGCCGTCGGGGCGCAACGCCCTGCCGGCGCTCCGGCCGCCCCGGACGTCGAGACCCTGCTCCAGCATCTTGACGACCTCTACCGCTCCAAGAGCAGCATCGCGCGGATCCAGATCGACGTTACCAGTCCCCGCAGCTCGCGCAGCATCCGCGTGAAGGCGTGGACGCGGGGCGAAGAGCACGTGCTGGTGGTGATCGAGGCGCCGCCCCGCGAAGCCGGCACCGCGACACTGCGCGTCGGCAACAACCTGTGGAACCACCTCCCGCGGATCGCGCGCACCATTCGCGTGCCGCCGGCGGCCATGCTCGGGTCGTGGATGGGCACCGATTTCACCAACGACGACCTGGTCAAGGAGTCGTCGCTGCGAAAAGACTTCAACGCGCGCATCGACCGCCGTTCCGACGCGCCGGCCGGCTGGTGGCTCGCACTCGAGGTCAAACCGGGCGTGGTGGGCCGCTGGGCGCGCATCGACATCCTGGTCTCCGACGATCGCCTGCCGGTTGAGGAGCGCCACTTCGATCGCAAGGGCCGCCTGGCCCGGACGATGCGGTTCGACGAGGTGCGGATGCTCGGCGGGCGCCGCCTGCCCGCCCGGATTGAGATGGTGCCCACCGACACCCAGGGCCAGAAGACCGAGATGCGGTATCTCGAGGTGCAGTTCGACGTGCCGCTCCCCGACGACACCTTCAGCCTGTCGCGCCTGGAGCAGGTGAAATGA
- a CDS encoding ATP-binding cassette domain-containing protein: protein MPPPVVEFDHVSLAFDDNVVLNDVSFAIPKGEMRILLGRSGSGKTVLLKLILGLLRPDSGSVTVNGEPVNQMTEHDLLHVRTGIGMVFQDNALFDSLTVAENVGYGLSEAHVSRERLRARVEEVVGFIGLREYIDRLPSELSGGQRRRVAIARAMAPEPGLLLFDDPITGLDPIIAMTVDNEIIKLRDLGKVTSILVTHQIRDAYYIASHQAVHRNQRVHIVDADAAKVAQVEFMVLNAGKIHFKGSAAELLASPDPFLKGYLQNTLPPW, encoded by the coding sequence ATGCCACCTCCTGTCGTTGAGTTCGACCACGTCTCGCTGGCGTTCGACGATAACGTCGTCTTGAACGACGTCAGCTTCGCCATTCCGAAAGGGGAGATGCGGATCCTGCTGGGCCGGAGCGGCTCAGGGAAGACCGTTCTCCTCAAGCTCATCCTCGGCCTGTTGCGGCCCGACTCCGGCTCGGTCACGGTCAACGGCGAACCGGTGAACCAGATGACCGAGCACGATCTGCTGCACGTGCGGACCGGCATCGGCATGGTGTTCCAGGACAACGCCCTGTTCGATTCGCTGACGGTCGCAGAAAACGTCGGCTACGGATTGTCCGAGGCGCACGTGTCTCGGGAGCGGCTGCGCGCCCGTGTCGAGGAAGTCGTCGGGTTCATCGGCCTCCGTGAGTACATCGACCGGCTGCCCTCGGAACTCTCCGGCGGCCAGCGCCGGCGCGTCGCGATTGCCCGCGCCATGGCGCCGGAACCGGGGCTCCTGCTGTTCGACGATCCCATCACCGGTCTCGATCCGATCATCGCGATGACGGTGGACAACGAAATCATCAAGCTGCGCGACCTGGGAAAGGTCACCTCGATCCTCGTCACGCACCAGATTCGCGACGCCTACTACATTGCCTCTCACCAGGCCGTCCATCGCAACCAACGCGTGCACATCGTGGACGCCGACGCCGCCAAGGTCGCGCAGGTCGAGTTCATGGTTCTTAACGCCGGGAAGATCCATTTCAAGGGCAGCGCCGCCGAACTGCTGGCGTCCCCGGATCCCTTCCTGAAGGGTTACCTGCAGAACACGCTGCCGCCCTGGTAA
- a CDS encoding nitronate monooxygenase produces MRELPRIIQGGMGVGVSHWRLAQSVSRLGQLGVVSGTALDQILARRLQDGDPGGHMRRGLDHFPVKAMADRIWQAYHVPGGKGARQPYQTLPLQSREGTRDFRELCIVANFVEVFLARQGHDQPVGINYLEKIQIPHLPSIYGAMLAGVDYVLMGAGIPLKIPGVLDRFVHHEPATYPLTVTGAMPGDDTTLTFTPDEFTEGALPPLTRPRFLAIIASDVLAITLQRKSTGRVDGFIVEGPTAGGHNAPPRGKLQLNDSGEPVYGERDHVDLHKLSGLGLPFWLAGGYGSPERLRDALAVGATGIQVGTAFALCAESGLRADYRAALLENIVAGTATVFTDPLASPTGFPFKIAGLDGTLSSHDDYLARPRICDLGYLREAYRTPDGTIGFRCPAEPQSLYISKGGSLEQTTDRKCICNALISNIGQAQIRGGKYVEKGLVTAGDDLAGVSRFLVHGAADYTAADVVTTLLGTASSR; encoded by the coding sequence ATGCGTGAGCTTCCCAGGATTATTCAGGGTGGCATGGGCGTTGGTGTGTCCCACTGGCGGCTGGCGCAATCGGTCTCGCGGCTCGGCCAGTTGGGCGTCGTCTCCGGCACCGCGCTCGATCAGATCCTGGCGAGGCGCCTCCAGGACGGCGACCCGGGAGGGCACATGCGGCGCGGCCTCGATCACTTCCCGGTCAAGGCGATGGCCGATCGGATCTGGCAGGCCTACCACGTGCCCGGCGGCAAGGGCGCGCGCCAGCCGTACCAGACCCTGCCGCTTCAATCACGAGAAGGCACGCGCGACTTCCGCGAACTGTGCATCGTCGCCAACTTCGTGGAAGTGTTCCTCGCCCGCCAGGGCCACGACCAGCCGGTCGGCATCAACTACCTCGAGAAGATCCAGATTCCGCACTTGCCGTCGATCTACGGAGCCATGCTCGCGGGCGTCGACTACGTGCTGATGGGCGCCGGCATCCCGCTGAAGATCCCCGGCGTGCTCGATCGCTTTGTTCACCACGAGCCCGCCACCTACCCGCTGACGGTGACGGGCGCGATGCCCGGCGACGACACGACACTCACGTTCACGCCGGACGAGTTCACCGAGGGCGCGCTGCCGCCGCTGACGCGCCCGCGTTTTCTCGCGATCATCGCATCCGACGTGCTGGCGATCACGCTGCAGCGCAAGTCCACCGGTCGCGTGGACGGGTTCATCGTTGAAGGTCCCACGGCCGGCGGCCACAACGCGCCGCCGCGCGGCAAGCTGCAGCTCAACGACAGCGGTGAGCCGGTGTATGGCGAGCGCGATCACGTGGACCTGCACAAGTTGAGCGGCCTCGGTCTCCCCTTCTGGCTGGCGGGCGGATACGGCAGCCCCGAACGACTCCGCGACGCCCTCGCCGTTGGCGCCACCGGCATCCAGGTCGGGACCGCCTTCGCGCTGTGCGCCGAGTCGGGCCTCAGGGCGGACTACCGCGCCGCCTTGCTCGAGAACATCGTCGCCGGGACGGCGACGGTCTTTACCGATCCGTTGGCGTCGCCGACGGGCTTTCCATTCAAGATCGCCGGGCTCGACGGCACGCTGTCCAGCCACGATGACTACCTGGCGCGGCCGCGCATCTGCGATCTCGGCTACCTGCGCGAGGCGTACCGGACGCCGGACGGCACGATCGGGTTTCGCTGTCCCGCCGAGCCGCAGTCACTCTACATCTCCAAGGGCGGCAGCCTCGAGCAGACCACCGACCGCAAGTGCATCTGCAACGCCTTGATCTCGAACATCGGCCAGGCGCAGATTCGCGGCGGGAAGTACGTCGAGAAGGGCCTGGTCACCGCCGGCGACGATCTCGCCGGCGTCAGCCGGTTCCTGGTCCACGGCGCCGCCGATTACACCGCGGCGGACGTGGTGACGACCCTGCTTGGCACCGCCAGTTCCAGGTGA
- the yhbY gene encoding ribosome assembly RNA-binding protein YhbY, whose translation MPVSLTPRERAHLKARAYALEPVVQVGNAGLTDKVAAEVDRALTAHELIKVRINGADRDAREALCEAIAARADAAEVQRVGKILVLWRPKPDEAKAAAETPRARR comes from the coding sequence ATGCCCGTTTCACTCACGCCGCGCGAGCGCGCCCACCTGAAAGCCCGCGCCTACGCGCTCGAACCCGTCGTGCAGGTCGGGAATGCCGGACTCACGGATAAGGTGGCGGCGGAAGTGGACCGCGCGCTGACCGCTCATGAGCTGATCAAGGTGAGAATCAACGGGGCGGATCGCGACGCCCGCGAAGCGCTGTGCGAGGCCATCGCCGCCCGGGCGGATGCGGCGGAGGTCCAGCGCGTGGGCAAGATACTCGTGCTGTGGCGGCCGAAACCAGATGAAGCGAAGGCGGCGGCCGAGACGCCGCGGGCGCGCCGCTAG
- a CDS encoding S1 RNA-binding domain-containing protein, whose translation MTEPEEDFATMFEASLKAKRFERGQTIEGTIVAIGPEVAFVNVGGKGEALIEIDELKDADGALEVAVGDRIQATVVSTEGGLTLSRKLARGAATNRQIEDAFRAGLAVEGKIERDVKGGYEVRIGGQRAFCPFSQIDTVRTTDPAQHVGRVYSFRIIEYKDGGKNLVVSRRALLEEEQRANAGEVRKSIVAGAVMTGRVASVRDFGAFIELGAGVQGLLHVSEMAWSRVADPSQVLSPGQEISVKVLRVDEGGQKISLGLKQLGADPWTTVQSTCAVGQVRTGRVTRLAEFGAFVELEPGIEGLAHASTFAPTGQSQAWSRSVAVGMTAEFEILSIDPEKKRIGLALVQEGAARSGGTASAPSGIVPGARVTGKVERHETFGVFVFLAPGRTGLMPLSETGLTREADVAKAFPAGAEVEVIVLEADASGRRIRVSRKAVLDAAEKEELRDYRARTEVPSSGGMGSLADKLRGALAPRQK comes from the coding sequence GTGACCGAGCCAGAAGAAGATTTCGCCACGATGTTCGAGGCTTCGCTCAAGGCGAAGCGCTTCGAGCGGGGCCAGACCATCGAGGGCACCATCGTCGCGATTGGCCCGGAGGTGGCGTTCGTCAACGTCGGTGGCAAGGGCGAGGCCCTGATCGAGATCGACGAACTCAAGGATGCCGATGGCGCGCTCGAGGTCGCCGTCGGCGATCGCATCCAGGCGACGGTCGTGTCCACCGAGGGCGGGCTGACGCTGTCGCGGAAGCTGGCGCGAGGCGCCGCCACCAATCGCCAGATCGAAGACGCGTTCCGCGCCGGGCTGGCGGTGGAAGGCAAGATCGAGCGCGACGTGAAGGGCGGCTACGAGGTCCGCATCGGCGGGCAGCGGGCCTTCTGCCCGTTCTCCCAGATCGACACGGTCCGGACCACCGACCCGGCGCAGCACGTCGGGCGCGTCTACTCCTTCCGCATCATCGAGTACAAGGACGGCGGCAAGAACCTCGTGGTCTCGAGGCGCGCGCTGCTCGAGGAGGAGCAGCGGGCGAATGCCGGCGAGGTCCGGAAATCGATCGTGGCCGGCGCGGTGATGACCGGGCGCGTGGCCTCGGTCCGCGACTTCGGCGCATTCATCGAGCTGGGCGCCGGCGTGCAGGGCCTGCTCCACGTCTCGGAGATGGCGTGGTCCCGCGTGGCGGACCCGTCGCAGGTGCTGTCGCCGGGCCAGGAGATTTCCGTCAAGGTGCTGCGCGTTGACGAGGGCGGGCAGAAGATCTCCCTCGGCTTGAAGCAGCTCGGCGCCGATCCGTGGACGACGGTCCAATCCACCTGCGCGGTGGGCCAGGTGCGCACCGGCCGCGTCACGCGGCTCGCCGAGTTCGGCGCCTTCGTCGAGCTGGAGCCGGGGATCGAAGGGTTGGCGCACGCCTCCACCTTCGCGCCGACGGGACAATCGCAGGCCTGGTCCCGGTCGGTCGCCGTGGGCATGACGGCGGAATTCGAGATCCTGAGCATCGATCCGGAAAAGAAGCGGATTGGTCTCGCGCTGGTCCAGGAGGGTGCGGCGCGAAGCGGCGGAACGGCGTCCGCGCCGTCGGGGATCGTGCCTGGGGCACGCGTCACCGGCAAGGTCGAGCGACACGAGACGTTCGGCGTGTTCGTGTTCCTCGCCCCGGGGCGCACCGGCCTCATGCCGTTGAGCGAGACGGGCCTCACCAGGGAAGCCGACGTGGCAAAGGCGTTTCCGGCCGGCGCGGAGGTCGAGGTGATCGTGCTCGAGGCCGACGCCTCGGGCCGGCGCATCCGCGTCAGCCGCAAGGCGGTGCTGGACGCGGCGGAGAAAGAAGAACTGCGCGACTACAGGGCCCGCACGGAGGTCCCGTCGTCGGGCGGGATGGGCTCGCTCGCCGACAAGCTCCGAGGCGCGCTGGCGCCGCGGCAGAAGTAA